The following is a genomic window from bacterium BMS3Abin08.
TCCATCTATTGTTAGCGCTGCAGATTTGGAGGGACAGGGAAATCCCCTGGGTTACAGCGTCCTGGGAATACTTGAGAATATTTATTCTGAATGGAAAAACGGAGGTTCTATGAATTTGCCTCATCTGGTGATGGATGGTTTGCAACCGCAACCTCCAAATCCAATGGTAGACAGCATTAATATGCCGGCTTACCAGGGGAATCCTTTCGAGGTGACCGTGAACGAAGTGGAAAAGGTCTACGCAAACCTGTTAATCGGCATGTTCGAAGATCCTCGATCAACTTATCCGAACGGTTCAAATATTGATCCTAAATATTATGCATACTTTAATAATACGAAAGGCGCTCTTCTGGCCCTTGGGGATGCCGATGTATTAGGTGATCTAACAGCTTGGGCAGACGGGCTGGCGGTTTCTCTTTTTACCGCCGCCGGTGAACCGGTTGTTGCCTTTGGACACACTCACGTCCCGAAATTAGACGATAAACATATTTTCTATACCAATGCCGGCTTTAACTGTCCTGCAATCCCGGACATGAAAAGCGGTAAAAAAGCACCGACTTTTTCCGTTATCGAATGCGATGGAGATACCACCTATAAACTCTCCGTGAACACTGTAGCTCTTTCGTTAGAGGTTCAAGAAGACACAAATCCGAAAGTATTAAGTGGGGAAACTCTTTAGAGGGATCAGATATTCGCAGTGACCAGGGATCGACAGCGGGAATCCAGGCAATCCCATCAGGATGCCTCTCTCTGAGGCATCTGCTATGGTGCTCTTGCCACTGCCTCTCAGGGCGTTATCCATAATAGCCTGGTGCGTATTTATACCCTCCCCTTGAGACTTATTTTTCATAGCTGTCCAGGACCCTTCGTACTGCCTGTGCAAACTCATATGTAGTGAATGGCTTCTGGAGGTAATTTATCTCATTCTTCAAAACGCCGTGCTTCACTATGGCGTCTTCAGTGTATCCCGACATATAAAGTATCTTGATTTCAGGGCAGCACTCCGTTATCTCTTTAGCAAGCGCACTCCCGCTCATCCCCGGCATAACCACATCCGTTAAGAGCAGATGTATCCTTCCATGATACATCTGCACCATTTTCAGTGCATCCTCAGCATCTTCCGCCTCAAGCACTGTATAACCGAGTTCGGAAAGGACAATAGCGGCAAGCTCTCTTACCTCTTTTTCATCCTCAACCAGCAGTATGGTTTCAGTCCCTCTTGGCAGGACTTGTATTTCCACCCTCTCGAATTCTTTTTCAGCTTCTTTAACCCGCGGGAAGTATATTTTGAAGGTCGTCCCCTTGCCGGGTTCGCTGTAGACATAGATATTGCCCCCGTGTTGCTTGATTACCCCGTATACTGTTGCAAGTCCCAGCCCTGTACCCTTCGCGCCTTCTTTTGTGGTAAAGAAGGGTTCAAAGATACGCCTCTGCACATCATCGGTCATGCCCTGGCCCGTATCAGAGACCACAAGCCTCACATACTCACCCGGGGTTACGGAAAGATGCCCCTCGGCATAACCCTTGCCGAGAACTACATTTTCAGTCTCTATTGTAAGGGTTCCACCCTTTGGCATGGCATCCATGGCATTTATAGCAAGGTTCATGAGCACCTGCTCGATCTGACCGCGGTCTGCCTTGATATTCCATAAACCCCCGCCCTGTAATATCTCTATCTTGATGTCCTCTCCTATAAGCCGCTTGAGCATCTTCATCATATCGTTAATCAATGTGTTGAGGTTCAGTACCTCTGGTTTAATTATCTGCTTGCGGCTGAAGGCAAGCAGTTGCTGGGTAAGGGTTGCCGCCCTGTTGGCTGATTTATGGATAATCTCGATATTTCTTCTCAAAGGATCATCCTTTTCCATCTTCCTCATAGCAAGTTCGGCATAACCGGTAATGGCACTCAGGATATTATTAAAATCGTGAGCAACACCACCGGCAAGCCTTCCGACCGCTTCCATCTTCTGTGCCTGGAGCAGTTGCTCCCACATTTCCTCACGGCTTCTTTCCTCATCGAGTACCTCAAGCTCTGTTGCAACCATCTGCCCAATGGTCTGGAAGACCTTCATGTCCGACTCTGTGAATATCCGGTGTCTTCCAAATGCATTCAAGATTCCGATTGCGTTGCCCTTTCTGCCGAATATGGCAAAACCGATATACGAATCCGCCTTTACACTCTTAAGGAAATCTGAAGAGGGAAAGTGCTTATATACATCCTTTTCAATAATAGCCATATGTTTTTTATTTACGACATTCTCACATGGAGTGCCTTTTAAAGAAACTTTCATCCCCCTCTTTAATTCACCATCGAGGTACATCGTTATAACGTTTGCAGTCTCCCCATCCGGATCAACCCTTGCAATAAGGGAGTTCAGACCGAACATCCTTGCAATCGTGATTACCACCTCATCAAGAAACTCCTCACCCCGCTTCGATGCAGCGATGTGATATATGTTATTGAGCATCTTTGTCTCACCCCGCAGGGACTCCATTGTCTGCCTGATGTTATCACTCAGGTACTCAAACTCGGAGATACCCTTATACGCAGGCTTCTCCCCCTTCTTCAAGGGGGTTATTATCCTGTCAATGGGCATCTTGATAGCCCTGTGCAGGAAATAAATAATCAGGATCGTGCTTAACAGGAGAATAAATGCAGTTGCACCATATGCAAACTTCATCTTATTTATCAAAGCTGCGTACTCCACTGCTTCCTTTATCAATACTACATGCCATTTCCACGGGGGGAAAGGCATATGATACACATAATACTTCTTCCCCTCGTACCACATGGTTGAAACCGTGTTCTCCTTGACAGTTTTATCGATCAACTCTGGAAATTCCGGGGGAAAACCACCTGTTGAAAACACACCTTTATCACCCTCCATTATAAAGCCCTTGAGATCGTTCTGCCTCATATAGTCTTCTATCATGCCGATGGTTAAACCCTTCTTTATCCTTTTAACCTTTTCATTAACCTTCCCGTTAATCTTCACATCTGCCGCCATACCACTCTGTAAAAGTTCATTCAGGCTTTCATCGCAGATACGGTATATATCAAGCGCCATATATGAAAAACCCTCTTTTATCTGTTTATCCGTAAACTCAGACACCGACCTCAGGACAAAGAAATAGAGTCCAAGTCCTATCAGGAGAGTTATAATGATCACAGGAATGATAATCCTTACTGAAATGCTGTTCATTATCCTCTTAAATTTGTTCACTTATTTTCACTTTTGAACATAGGTTTTTTTGAATATCGGGTTTGCAGTCCTGAGTTGCTTCGGCCAGACGATTTCCTTCCTCCCGTTCTGCCACTGGATTATGAGTGGAAAGTGTTTTGTCTGCATCCCTGTTCTGTCTACTCCGTATCTTCCGATGATGCTCATCGTATCCATTGCAGAGAATATCTTCCCCAACCTGTACCTGTCCAGACCGCCCGCCTTTTTTATGGCAGACTCCAGGATCTGCCCCGCTGCATAGGCCTCGGCAGCATGATAGGCCGGCCTGACACCGTATTTTTTCAGGAAGCGGTTATAAAACTCCCTGGAGCCGGGGATGTTCAAACGGGGCTCCCACTGGGATGAGGAAAAGGCATATTCGGCATCGGAACCGAGCATTTTGTGAAATTCATCCATTACAGGGCCAACAGAGGCATAAAAAGCCTGTGGATACCATCCGGCCCTCTTCAGTGAAAGACGCATATCCACCGCCTCGTTGAAATGTCCACATACAATAACAACCTGCGGACGTGATGCCTTTAGCTTTTCAGCGATATTATCAAGATTCCGTTCCCCTTTTTTGAACCTTTCAAATAAGATCACCTTAAGGCCGAACCTCTCCGCCCATTTCTTTGTCCCCTCTGCAAGACCTTTGGAAAAGGTATCATCCGCATAGACAATTGCTGTATTCTCAAAGTCATTCATGACCAGCAGTTCAAGGAACCCGACCACGTATTTGCTTGCAGGAGTAAAGATACCGAAGACATGCTTGTAGCCCTTCCGCCATAGACTGTCTGCTGAGGCACCTGAGAGGAGTAACGGGTAACCATACTTTTCGGTTATGGGAAGAATTGCC
Proteins encoded in this region:
- a CDS encoding calcineurin-like phosphoesterase superfamily domain protein; amino-acid sequence: MAKNQIMILSDVHIGINAPTNWYQKKVHEDLLIASLQWAQKNDSLKELVILGDLVDFWTYKPDFSLPSLEKIVNENPNILGPSGELAKTVNVLGEGNVVYVNGNHDMILTPEMIKAWISPKIKTMPNGILYYMPDFGKRTVYLTHGHIYSLLCAPDYINPPESWQNLPLGYFLTRMSALLCEIEINKLHKNNPSIVSAADLEGQGNPLGYSVLGILENIYSEWKNGGSMNLPHLVMDGLQPQPPNPMVDSINMPAYQGNPFEVTVNEVEKVYANLLIGMFEDPRSTYPNGSNIDPKYYAYFNNTKGALLALGDADVLGDLTAWADGLAVSLFTAAGEPVVAFGHTHVPKLDDKHIFYTNAGFNCPAIPDMKSGKKAPTFSVIECDGDTTYKLSVNTVALSLEVQEDTNPKVLSGETL
- a CDS encoding blue-light-activated protein — translated: MNSISVRIIIPVIIITLLIGLGLYFFVLRSVSEFTDKQIKEGFSYMALDIYRICDESLNELLQSGMAADVKINGKVNEKVKRIKKGLTIGMIEDYMRQNDLKGFIMEGDKGVFSTGGFPPEFPELIDKTVKENTVSTMWYEGKKYYVYHMPFPPWKWHVVLIKEAVEYAALINKMKFAYGATAFILLLSTILIIYFLHRAIKMPIDRIITPLKKGEKPAYKGISEFEYLSDNIRQTMESLRGETKMLNNIYHIAASKRGEEFLDEVVITIARMFGLNSLIARVDPDGETANVITMYLDGELKRGMKVSLKGTPCENVVNKKHMAIIEKDVYKHFPSSDFLKSVKADSYIGFAIFGRKGNAIGILNAFGRHRIFTESDMKVFQTIGQMVATELEVLDEERSREEMWEQLLQAQKMEAVGRLAGGVAHDFNNILSAITGYAELAMRKMEKDDPLRRNIEIIHKSANRAATLTQQLLAFSRKQIIKPEVLNLNTLINDMMKMLKRLIGEDIKIEILQGGGLWNIKADRGQIEQVLMNLAINAMDAMPKGGTLTIETENVVLGKGYAEGHLSVTPGEYVRLVVSDTGQGMTDDVQRRIFEPFFTTKEGAKGTGLGLATVYGVIKQHGGNIYVYSEPGKGTTFKIYFPRVKEAEKEFERVEIQVLPRGTETILLVEDEKEVRELAAIVLSELGYTVLEAEDAEDALKMVQMYHGRIHLLLTDVVMPGMSGSALAKEITECCPEIKILYMSGYTEDAIVKHGVLKNEINYLQKPFTTYEFAQAVRRVLDSYEK
- the braC_3 gene encoding leucine-, isoleucine-, valine-, threonine-, and alanine-binding protein precursor; this translates as MSPKRRHTYGMLSIGCTRYDAGDRFFTTPSILVFVEETLMKRFCVSAILICLFTFIPSKPAGADEPIRIGLTLGLTGKYSYMSDMQLKGFKLWQEDVNSRGGILGREIQLTIYDDKSNPRIATSIYKQLILNDRVDLLFGPYSSEITEAILPITEKYGYPLLLSGASADSLWRKGYKHVFGIFTPASKYVVGFLELLVMNDFENTAIVYADDTFSKGLAEGTKKWAERFGLKVILFERFKKGERNLDNIAEKLKASRPQVVIVCGHFNEAVDMRLSLKRAGWYPQAFYASVGPVMDEFHKMLGSDAEYAFSSSQWEPRLNIPGSREFYNRFLKKYGVRPAYHAAEAYAAGQILESAIKKAGGLDRYRLGKIFSAMDTMSIIGRYGVDRTGMQTKHFPLIIQWQNGRKEIVWPKQLRTANPIFKKTYVQK